A genome region from Physeter macrocephalus isolate SW-GA chromosome 4, ASM283717v5, whole genome shotgun sequence includes the following:
- the LOC102985816 gene encoding LOW QUALITY PROTEIN: cytochrome b-c1 complex subunit 2, mitochondrial-like (The sequence of the model RefSeq protein was modified relative to this genomic sequence to represent the inferred CDS: inserted 1 base in 1 codon): MKLIARAGSLSRFYSLKVAPKAKATTAPAGAPSHPQDLEFTKLPNGLVIASLENYAPASRIGLFIKAGSRYEDSNNLGTSHLLXLASSLTTKGASSFKITRGIEAVGGKLSVISTRENMAYNVECLRDDVDSLMEFLLNVTTAPEFHRWEVAALQSQLRIDKAVAFQNPQAHVIENLHAAAYRNALANSLYCPDYRIGKVTPDELHDYVQNHFTSARMALIGLGVSHPVLKQVAEQFLNMGGGLGLSGAKTKYHGGEIREQNGDSLVHAALVAESAAAGSAEANAFSVLQHVLGAGPHVKRGSNATSSLYQAVAKGIHQPFDVSAFNASYSDSGLFGIYTISQAAAAGDVIKAAYNQVKTVAQGNLSNTDVQDAKNKLKAGYLTSVESSEGFLDEVGSQALVAGSYVPPSTVLQQIDSVADADVINAAKKFVSGRKSMAASGNLGHTPFVDEL, translated from the exons ATGAAGCTAATAGCCAGAGCCGGGTCCCTCTCGAGATTTTATTCCCTCAAAGTTGCTCCCAAAGCTAAAGCCACAACTGCCCCTGCAGGAGCGCCTTCACATCCTCAGGACCTTGAGTTTACCAAATTACCAAATGGTCTAGTGATTGCTTCTCTCGAAAACTATGCTCCTGCATCAAGAATTGGTTTGTTCATTAAAGCAGGCAGCAGATATGAGGACTCCAACAATTTAGGAACCTCTCATTTGC GTCTTGCCTCCAGTTTGACTACAAAAGGAGCTTCATCTTTCAAAATAACCCGTGGAATTGAAGCAGTTGGTGGCAAATTAAGTGTGATTTCAACAAGGGAAAACATGGCTTATAATGTGGAATGCCTGCGGGATGATGTTGATAGTCTAATGGAGTTCCTGCTCAATGTCACCACAGCACCAGAATTTCATCGCTGGGAGGTAGCTGCCCTTCAGTCTCAGCTAAGGATTGACAAAGCTGTGGCTTTTCAGAATCCACAGGCTCACGTCATTGAAAATTTGCATGCTGCAGCTTACCGAAATGCCTTGGCTAATTCCTTATATTGTCCTGATTATAGGATTGGAAAAGTGACACCAGATGAGTTACATGACTATGTACAGAATCATTTTACAAGTGCAAGAATGGCTTTGATTGGACTTGGTGTGAGTCATCCTGTTCTAAAGCAAGTTGCTGAACAGTTTCTCAACATGGGGGGTGGGCTTGGTTTATCTGGTGCAAAGACCAAGTACCATGGAGGTGAAATTCGAGAACAGAATGGAGACAGTCTCGTCCATGCTGCTCTTGTAGCAGAAAGTGCTGCTGCAGGAAGTGCAGAAGCAAATGCGTTTAGTGTTCTCCAGCATGTCCTCGGTGCTGGACCACATGTTAAGAGGGGCAGCAATGCCACCAGCTCTCTATACCAAGCTGTTGCCAAGGGAATTCACCAGCCATTTGACGTTTCCGCTTTTAATGCCAGTTACTCAGATTCTGGACTCTTTGGGATTTACACTATCTCGCAGGCTGCAGCTGCTGGAGATGTTATCAAGGCTGCCTATAACCAAGTAAAAACAGTTGCTCAAGGAAACCTTTCTAATACAGATGTCCAAGATGCCAAGAACAAGCTGAAAGCTGGGTACCTAACGTCAGTGGAGTCTTCTGAGGGTTTCCTGGATGAAGTTGGGTCCCAGGCTCTAGTTGCTGGTTCATATGTGCCGCCATCCACAGTCCTTCAGCAGATTGACTCAGTAGCTGACGCTGATGTCATAAATGCTGCAAAGAAGTTTGTTTCTGGCCGGAAGTCAATGGCAGCAAGTGGAAATTTGGGGCATACACCTTTCGTTGATGAGTTGTAG